A section of the Planktothrix sp. FACHB-1365 genome encodes:
- a CDS encoding HAD family hydrolase, whose product MVTLQVQTVTFSNIAAVIFDKDGTLEDSTDFLRNLAQKRSRLIDAQIPGIGEPLLMAFGVQGDSLDPTGLMAVGSRRENEIAAAAYVAETGRGWLESLTIARRAFEDADYYLKSTPPSPLFVGGLDILKSLSDAGVKVGILSAAPTSQVQRFVTHHQLEPYIQLQMGVDDGPTKPDPILFLNACQALGVHPSVTLMVGDAQGDIDMAIGAGAAGCVGVCWNQSHPKHLNGATVVISHWDQLKIKSLTLPRVSFGDS is encoded by the coding sequence TTGGTTACTCTTCAAGTTCAGACGGTTACTTTTTCTAATATCGCAGCCGTTATCTTCGATAAAGATGGAACCTTAGAGGATTCTACGGATTTCTTGAGGAATTTAGCCCAAAAGCGATCGCGTTTAATTGATGCTCAAATTCCAGGGATTGGGGAACCTCTATTGATGGCTTTTGGGGTTCAGGGAGATAGCCTTGACCCTACTGGATTGATGGCGGTGGGAAGCCGACGAGAAAATGAAATTGCAGCGGCTGCCTATGTTGCAGAAACGGGACGAGGGTGGTTAGAGTCTTTAACGATTGCCCGTCGTGCTTTTGAAGATGCGGATTATTATCTCAAATCTACTCCCCCTTCTCCTTTGTTTGTTGGGGGTTTAGACATTCTCAAATCCCTATCCGATGCGGGGGTAAAGGTGGGGATTCTTTCGGCGGCTCCGACTTCACAAGTCCAACGTTTTGTGACACACCATCAACTCGAACCCTATATTCAATTACAAATGGGGGTCGATGACGGTCCAACAAAACCCGATCCGATTTTATTCCTGAATGCCTGTCAAGCCCTGGGAGTGCATCCTTCTGTGACTTTAATGGTGGGGGATGCTCAAGGAGATATTGATATGGCGATCGGGGCTGGGGCTGCGGGTTGTGTGGGGGTTTGTTGGAACCAATCCCACCCTAAACACCTAAATGGGGCGACGGTGGTGATCTCCCATTGGGATCAATTGAAAATTAAGAGCTTGACAC
- a CDS encoding 30S ribosomal protein S1, whose translation MINQKTKPKDVGFTHEDFAALLDKYDYHFSPGDVVAGTVFSLEPRGALIDIGAKTAAYIPLQEMSINRVESPDEVLQSNETREFFILTDENEDGQLTLSIRRIEYMRAWERVRQLQAEDATVRSQVFATNRGGALVRIEGLRGFIPGSHISTRKPKEELVAEELPLKFLEVDEDRNRLVLSHRRALVERKMNRLEVGEVVTGTVRGIKPYGAFIDIGGVSGLLHISEISHDHIDTPHSVFNVNDEVKVMIIDLDADRGRISLSTKQLEPEPGAMVKNPQLVYEKAEEMAAKFREKLLAAQQGTVSIEVPAELDEADIPSAIDDEIPSAIDDDIPEAIEEDVEPVAEGV comes from the coding sequence ATGATCAATCAGAAAACAAAACCAAAAGATGTGGGCTTCACCCACGAAGATTTTGCCGCCTTACTCGATAAATACGACTATCACTTTAGTCCCGGTGACGTAGTGGCGGGGACAGTTTTTAGTCTAGAGCCAAGGGGTGCTCTGATTGATATTGGTGCTAAGACCGCAGCATACATTCCACTACAAGAAATGTCAATTAATCGGGTGGAAAGTCCTGATGAAGTATTACAGTCCAATGAAACCCGCGAGTTTTTCATTCTGACCGATGAAAACGAAGATGGGCAATTAACTCTTTCCATTCGTCGCATTGAGTATATGCGGGCCTGGGAGCGCGTCCGCCAACTGCAAGCGGAAGATGCTACCGTCCGTTCTCAAGTCTTTGCCACAAACCGAGGCGGCGCTTTAGTTCGCATTGAAGGATTGCGGGGCTTTATTCCAGGCTCCCATATTAGTACACGCAAACCCAAAGAAGAACTCGTTGCTGAAGAATTACCCTTAAAATTTCTAGAGGTTGATGAGGATCGCAATCGCCTCGTTCTAAGCCATCGTCGGGCTTTAGTTGAGCGGAAGATGAACCGCTTAGAAGTGGGTGAAGTGGTGACAGGAACCGTTAGAGGAATTAAACCTTACGGGGCGTTTATTGACATTGGTGGCGTGAGTGGTCTGCTCCACATCTCAGAAATTTCTCACGATCACATTGACACCCCTCATAGCGTCTTTAACGTCAATGATGAAGTCAAAGTCATGATTATTGACTTAGATGCAGATCGCGGCCGGATTTCCCTTTCAACAAAACAACTGGAACCCGAACCGGGAGCAATGGTTAAAAATCCTCAGCTTGTGTATGAGAAAGCTGAAGAAATGGCAGCCAAATTCCGGGAAAAACTCTTGGCGGCTCAACAAGGAACTGTCTCGATTGAAGTTCCCGCAGAACTGGATGAAGCAGATATTCCATCTGCCATTGATGATGAAATCCCATCGGCCATTGACGATGACATTCCAGAAGCCATCGAAGAAGACGTTGAACCTGTTGCCGAGGGAGTATAA
- the nrdR gene encoding transcriptional regulator NrdR, which produces MQCPVCQYTNSRVLESRSAESGKSIRRRRECLQCQHRFTTYERIEFVPITVMKRDGKRESFDRSKLLRGMVRACEKTGLSALDLESIIDEIEAELQQRSQREFPTQEIGELVLQRLKSLSEVAYVRFASVYRQFQGIRDFAEALNHFQSDTEPQNGNEPTSTQEDPTSPQESSPLETSPSLCSAS; this is translated from the coding sequence ATGCAGTGTCCAGTTTGCCAGTATACCAATAGTCGCGTACTGGAGTCGCGTTCGGCTGAATCGGGTAAAAGCATTCGGCGACGACGGGAATGTCTCCAGTGTCAGCATCGGTTTACGACTTATGAACGGATTGAATTTGTTCCCATTACGGTGATGAAGCGGGATGGGAAACGGGAATCCTTTGATCGCTCTAAATTACTGCGGGGAATGGTTCGAGCTTGTGAAAAAACAGGACTTTCTGCTTTAGATTTAGAATCAATTATTGATGAAATTGAAGCGGAACTGCAACAACGTTCCCAACGGGAATTTCCCACTCAGGAAATTGGAGAATTAGTTTTGCAACGACTCAAATCTTTAAGTGAAGTTGCCTATGTGCGGTTTGCTTCCGTTTATCGACAATTTCAAGGGATTCGAGATTTTGCCGAAGCGTTGAATCACTTTCAGAGTGATACTGAGCCTCAAAACGGGAATGAACCCACTTCAACCCAGGAAGATCCGACTTCCCCACAGGAAAGTTCACCGCTTGAAACCTCCCCTTCTTTGTGTTCTGCCTCCTGA
- a CDS encoding photosystem II reaction center protein T has protein sequence MESVAYILVLTLALGVLFFAIAFREPPRIGK, from the coding sequence ATGGAAAGTGTTGCTTACATCTTAGTTTTGACCTTGGCATTAGGAGTTCTCTTTTTTGCAATTGCATTCCGGGAACCCCCTCGGATCGGGAAGTAA
- the psbB gene encoding photosystem II chlorophyll-binding protein CP47, with translation MGLPWYRVHTVVLNDPGRLISVHLMHTALVAGWAGSMALYELAIYDPSDPVLNPMWRQGMFVMPFMARLGVTQSWGGWSLTGEAVTNPGIWSFEGVAATHIILSGLLFLAAVWHWVFWDLELFTDPRTGEPALDLPKMFGIHLFLSGLLCFGFGAFHLTGLFGPGMWVSDPYGITGSVQPVAPAWGPEGFNPFNAGGIVAHHIAAGVVGIIAGLFHLSVRPPQRLYKALRMGNIETVLSSSIAAVFFSAFVVAGTMWYGSAATPIELFGPTRYQWDSGYFQQEIQRRVQTSVARGDSYAQAWEKIPEKLAFYDYVGNSPAKGGLFRVGPMNNGDGIAKAWLGHPVFKDSEGRELSVRRLPNFFETFPVVLTDKDGVVRADIPFRRAESRYSFEQAGVTVSFYGGELDGKTFKDAPTVKKYARLAQQGEPFEFDRETLGSDGVFRTSTRGWFTYAHACFALLFFFGHIWHGSRTIFRDVFAGVEADLEEQVEWGLFQKVGDKTTRVKKTV, from the coding sequence ATGGGACTACCCTGGTATCGTGTACATACAGTTGTTCTGAATGACCCAGGACGATTGATCTCTGTACACCTGATGCACACCGCTTTGGTGGCAGGTTGGGCTGGATCTATGGCCCTTTATGAACTCGCAATTTATGATCCTTCTGATCCCGTCCTCAACCCGATGTGGCGTCAAGGGATGTTTGTCATGCCCTTCATGGCCCGCTTAGGGGTAACTCAATCCTGGGGCGGTTGGAGTCTCACCGGAGAAGCCGTTACCAACCCTGGTATTTGGTCTTTTGAAGGGGTGGCTGCCACTCATATCATTCTGTCTGGTTTACTCTTCCTGGCTGCCGTTTGGCACTGGGTTTTCTGGGATCTTGAGCTATTTACCGATCCCCGAACAGGCGAACCTGCCTTAGATTTGCCTAAAATGTTTGGCATTCACCTGTTCTTATCAGGTCTGCTTTGCTTTGGTTTTGGAGCCTTCCACCTAACGGGCTTATTTGGCCCTGGAATGTGGGTATCTGATCCCTATGGCATCACCGGAAGTGTGCAACCCGTTGCACCCGCTTGGGGGCCAGAAGGATTTAACCCGTTCAATGCGGGAGGTATTGTGGCTCACCATATTGCCGCCGGTGTTGTTGGCATTATTGCGGGTCTGTTCCACCTCTCTGTCCGTCCGCCGCAACGGTTATACAAAGCTCTGCGGATGGGGAACATTGAAACGGTGTTATCCAGCAGTATTGCTGCGGTGTTCTTCTCAGCTTTCGTTGTAGCAGGAACCATGTGGTACGGTTCTGCGGCCACCCCCATCGAACTGTTTGGCCCGACTCGCTATCAATGGGATAGTGGTTACTTCCAACAGGAAATTCAACGCCGGGTACAAACCAGTGTTGCCCGTGGGGATAGCTATGCCCAAGCTTGGGAAAAAATTCCTGAAAAACTCGCCTTCTATGACTATGTGGGCAACAGCCCAGCTAAAGGCGGTTTATTCCGGGTTGGCCCGATGAACAACGGCGATGGCATTGCTAAAGCTTGGTTAGGCCATCCGGTATTCAAAGATTCTGAAGGACGGGAATTATCAGTTCGCCGTCTTCCTAACTTCTTTGAAACCTTCCCAGTAGTCCTCACGGATAAAGACGGTGTGGTTCGCGCTGATATTCCCTTCCGTCGGGCTGAGTCTCGCTACAGCTTTGAGCAAGCTGGAGTGACGGTCAGTTTCTATGGTGGTGAATTAGATGGCAAAACCTTTAAAGATGCCCCAACCGTTAAAAAATACGCCCGTTTAGCCCAACAAGGGGAACCCTTCGAGTTTGATCGCGAAACCTTGGGATCTGACGGGGTGTTCCGCACTAGCACCCGTGGCTGGTTCACCTACGCCCACGCTTGCTTTGCATTATTGTTCTTCTTTGGCCATATTTGGCACGGTTCTCGGACGATCTTCCGCGATGTGTTCGCTGGGGTGGAAGCCGATCTCGAAGAACAAGTGGAATGGGGTCTGTTCCAGAAAGTGGGTGACAAAACGACTCGCGTTAAGAAAACTGTCTAG
- a CDS encoding TIGR02281 family clan AA aspartic protease, with the protein MNTSPSLVRLYPLSAFVTMSLSYLNVLAEQAQRQGLSRLIPLFSILLSTTGLILTDPLGSSAQEQPGCFLKTKTGQVIFLDQVCIFPQTDAKTAISPLATPGIYQAKIIRRDGGIPVIQVIFNDRQPFEMMVDTGASGTVITPLMAELLGVIPSGRGKADTPSQKGVEFDLGAIQKLEVAGAIKNNLTVAIAPTLDVGLLGQDFFGEYDVTIKADIVEFRARQ; encoded by the coding sequence ATGAATACTTCCCCGTCTTTAGTCCGGTTATATCCCTTATCGGCTTTTGTAACTATGTCGCTGTCTTATCTAAACGTTTTGGCTGAACAAGCCCAAAGACAGGGTTTATCTCGGTTAATCCCTCTGTTTTCGATTTTATTATCAACGACAGGCTTAATCTTGACCGATCCTCTGGGTTCTAGTGCCCAAGAACAGCCTGGTTGTTTTCTAAAAACAAAAACCGGACAGGTAATATTTTTAGATCAAGTTTGTATTTTTCCACAAACTGATGCAAAAACAGCTATTTCTCCCCTGGCAACACCCGGTATTTATCAAGCTAAAATTATTAGAAGAGATGGAGGAATTCCGGTCATCCAAGTCATCTTTAATGATCGACAACCTTTTGAAATGATGGTTGATACCGGAGCTAGTGGAACAGTCATTACTCCACTGATGGCAGAACTTTTAGGCGTCATTCCCTCCGGTCGAGGTAAAGCAGATACACCCAGTCAAAAGGGTGTGGAATTTGATTTGGGTGCGATCCAAAAACTGGAGGTAGCTGGGGCTATTAAAAATAATCTCACCGTTGCGATCGCTCCGACTTTAGATGTGGGTTTACTGGGTCAAGATTTCTTTGGAGAATATGATGTTACGATTAAAGCAGATATTGTTGAATTTCGAGCTAGGCAATAA
- a CDS encoding TIGR02281 family clan AA aspartic protease — protein MSQVILIDVYSLRLSFSVLLMGVLLSEIPVKAQEYPGCFIREPSGNVENLTQSVCGLFPTSNPLSANPTTPGVFQIPIKRRQGGIPVIDVNFNGQNTFEMLLDTGATGVVITPAMADALKVQPYGNLPINTASDQLVNQQVGRVDSINVGGLQMSNVEVSISPVLEIGLLGQSFFGTYDLTIKQDVIEFRPRA, from the coding sequence ATGAGCCAAGTAATTTTAATTGATGTCTATTCCCTTAGACTAAGTTTTTCTGTCCTTTTGATGGGAGTTTTGCTCAGTGAAATTCCCGTTAAGGCTCAAGAATATCCGGGTTGTTTTATTCGTGAACCCTCTGGAAATGTTGAGAATTTAACGCAGTCGGTTTGTGGTTTATTCCCAACCTCAAATCCCCTATCTGCAAATCCAACAACACCCGGAGTTTTTCAAATTCCGATTAAACGCCGACAAGGAGGAATTCCCGTTATTGATGTTAATTTTAATGGTCAAAATACCTTTGAAATGTTATTAGATACGGGAGCAACTGGAGTTGTGATTACGCCTGCAATGGCAGATGCTTTGAAGGTGCAACCTTATGGAAATCTACCCATTAACACCGCCAGTGATCAATTGGTCAATCAACAGGTGGGTCGTGTAGATTCTATTAATGTGGGGGGGTTACAAATGAGCAATGTGGAAGTGTCTATTTCTCCGGTCTTAGAAATAGGATTATTAGGACAGAGCTTTTTTGGAACATACGATCTCACCATTAAACAAGATGTGATTGAATTCCGCCCCCGTGCCTAA
- the trpD gene encoding anthranilate phosphoribosyltransferase, which translates to MTNPAAPEIHPNLWPELLQQLLDRQSLSITQASQLMRGWLEEAVPPVLSGAILAAIQAKGVSAEELAGMASVLQSCCVSESPVSGNSDVISPYRVIDTCGTGGDGASTFNISTTVAFVAAAAQVPVAKHGNRSASSKVGSADVLEALGVNLKAPGAKVTQALSAVGITFLFAPGWHPAMKAVVPLRQTLKVRTVFNLLGPLVNPLRPTGQVMGVFDPKLLPTIAQALKELGTEVAIVLHGRERLDEAGLGDITDLAILSQGQIEQTTLNPQDVGLTSASITALKGGDVEENAEILRNLLQGKGTQAQQDVVALNASLALQVGGAVPMGYHQKGISLAQEILQSGAAWSKLEQLVQFLKD; encoded by the coding sequence ATGACAAACCCTGCTGCACCTGAAATTCATCCCAATCTTTGGCCGGAGTTATTACAACAACTGTTAGACCGCCAATCCCTATCGATAACCCAAGCTTCACAATTGATGCGGGGATGGTTGGAAGAAGCAGTTCCTCCTGTGCTGTCTGGGGCTATTTTGGCAGCTATCCAAGCCAAAGGGGTATCCGCAGAAGAATTAGCAGGAATGGCATCGGTGTTACAGTCCTGTTGTGTTTCAGAATCTCCGGTTTCAGGGAATTCTGATGTCATTTCTCCTTACCGTGTCATTGATACCTGTGGAACTGGAGGTGATGGTGCTTCAACCTTTAATATTTCCACAACCGTTGCCTTTGTGGCAGCAGCGGCTCAGGTTCCTGTAGCCAAACATGGAAATCGCTCTGCATCGAGTAAAGTCGGGTCTGCGGATGTTTTAGAAGCTTTGGGGGTTAACTTAAAAGCACCCGGAGCAAAAGTTACCCAGGCGTTATCGGCGGTTGGAATTACATTTTTATTTGCTCCCGGTTGGCATCCCGCGATGAAAGCGGTTGTTCCCCTACGTCAAACCCTAAAAGTCCGAACGGTGTTTAATTTATTGGGGCCCTTGGTGAACCCTCTACGCCCCACCGGACAGGTTATGGGGGTTTTTGACCCAAAATTGCTCCCCACCATTGCCCAAGCCTTAAAGGAATTAGGGACAGAAGTGGCGATTGTGTTACATGGACGGGAAAGACTGGATGAAGCCGGGTTAGGCGATATCACTGACTTAGCGATTTTATCCCAAGGTCAGATTGAACAAACCACCCTCAACCCTCAAGATGTGGGGTTAACTTCAGCCTCTATCACGGCTCTTAAAGGGGGAGATGTGGAAGAAAATGCTGAAATTCTTCGCAATTTATTACAAGGAAAAGGTACACAAGCTCAACAAGATGTAGTGGCTCTGAATGCCTCTTTAGCATTACAAGTGGGGGGTGCTGTACCTATGGGTTACCATCAAAAAGGGATCTCTTTAGCTCAAGAGATTTTGCAAAGCGGTGCGGCGTGGTCAAAACTCGAACAATTGGTACAATTCCTCAAGGATTAA
- a CDS encoding L,D-transpeptidase yields the protein MVRRKGFLKHFIAVILGTTVLLEKAPKPVLAVSVHPQNPIPLAPSPVKFLTPRTPKFATSTLFPPSKQPSSDSIQVNLQLVIKLNERRVYVYQNQQVQTSYPIAVGREGWETPVGQYQVIQMITRPTWEHPLTGEIIPPGPDNPLGQRWIGFWTDGKNYIGFHGTPNTETVGQAASHGCIRMFNQDVLALFEMVKIGTPVIVEP from the coding sequence ATGGTTAGAAGAAAAGGTTTTCTGAAACATTTCATAGCCGTTATTCTGGGGACAACGGTACTTTTAGAGAAAGCTCCAAAGCCCGTGCTGGCGGTATCCGTTCACCCTCAAAACCCCATCCCTCTAGCACCATCCCCGGTTAAATTTTTAACCCCCAGAACCCCTAAATTTGCCACTTCTACCTTATTCCCCCCATCCAAACAACCCAGTTCTGATTCCATTCAAGTTAATTTGCAACTGGTGATTAAATTAAATGAACGTCGGGTTTATGTCTATCAAAATCAACAGGTACAAACCAGCTATCCTATCGCCGTCGGTCGAGAAGGTTGGGAAACTCCAGTCGGTCAATATCAAGTGATTCAAATGATTACCCGTCCGACTTGGGAACATCCCCTTACCGGAGAAATTATTCCTCCAGGGCCAGATAATCCGTTAGGTCAGCGTTGGATTGGGTTTTGGACAGATGGAAAAAACTATATTGGATTTCATGGAACTCCGAATACTGAAACTGTTGGACAAGCCGCATCTCATGGTTGTATTCGGATGTTTAATCAAGATGTTTTGGCTTTATTTGAGATGGTAAAAATCGGAACCCCTGTGATTGTTGAACCTTAG
- the aroF gene encoding 3-deoxy-7-phosphoheptulonate synthase, whose translation MIIVMKVGTPEAEIERLNADLNTSWGLSPEKIVGKHKVVIGLVGETADLDPLQLREMSPFIEDVLRVEKPYKRVSRTYRQGEASEVTVPTPAGDVTFSEHHPLVVVAGPCSVENEEMIVETAKRVKAAGAKFLRGGAFKPRTSPYAFQGHGESALGLLAAAREATGLGIITELMDAEDLEKLGEVADIIQIGARNMQNFSLLKKVGAQDKPVLLKRGMSATIEEWLMAAEYILAGGNPNVILCERGVRGFDRQYTRNTLDLSVIPVLRSLTHLPIMIDPSHGIGVAEYVPSMAMASIAAGTDSLMIEVHPNPAKALSDGPQSLTPDRFDHLMQELSVMGKAVGRWPKELAVVG comes from the coding sequence ATGATTATAGTAATGAAAGTCGGCACACCGGAAGCCGAAATTGAACGTTTAAATGCAGATCTCAACACCAGTTGGGGATTATCACCGGAAAAAATTGTTGGTAAACACAAAGTGGTGATTGGGTTAGTCGGTGAAACGGCAGACCTTGACCCCTTGCAACTGCGGGAAATGAGTCCTTTCATTGAGGATGTTTTACGGGTCGAAAAACCCTATAAACGGGTCAGTCGCACCTATCGTCAAGGAGAAGCCAGCGAAGTTACCGTTCCAACTCCGGCTGGAGATGTTACCTTTAGCGAACACCATCCCCTCGTTGTCGTTGCTGGGCCTTGCTCAGTGGAAAACGAAGAGATGATTGTCGAAACCGCTAAACGAGTGAAAGCCGCTGGCGCTAAATTCCTGCGGGGTGGAGCCTTTAAGCCTCGTACCTCTCCTTATGCGTTTCAAGGACACGGTGAAAGCGCCCTAGGATTATTAGCCGCCGCACGGGAAGCCACCGGACTCGGTATTATTACGGAGTTAATGGATGCCGAAGATTTGGAAAAATTAGGAGAAGTCGCCGATATTATTCAAATTGGCGCTCGCAATATGCAGAACTTCTCTTTGTTGAAAAAAGTGGGAGCCCAAGATAAACCTGTCCTCCTCAAACGCGGAATGTCTGCCACCATTGAAGAGTGGTTAATGGCGGCGGAATATATTCTCGCAGGCGGAAACCCAAACGTGATTTTATGCGAACGGGGCGTTCGGGGTTTTGACCGTCAATATACCCGCAATACTCTGGATTTATCCGTGATTCCCGTATTGCGATCGCTGACTCACCTCCCGATTATGATCGATCCCAGTCATGGGATTGGTGTCGCAGAATACGTTCCTTCTATGGCGATGGCCTCCATTGCCGCCGGAACCGATTCTTTAATGATTGAAGTCCATCCCAACCCAGCAAAAGCCTTGTCCGATGGCCCTCAATCTCTAACCCCAGATCGGTTTGACCACTTAATGCAAGAACTGTCTGTGATGGGTAAAGCGGTAGGCCGTTGGCCTAAAGAACTAGCCGTTGTCGGTTAA
- a CDS encoding PAM68 family protein, whose amino-acid sequence MSSEPPPARPAFEPRKNRKKNNKATSKPPVKAASDPKSTKPDQKVKATATSSQPQPQKTKDTKRRYTREETAIPEQVSQRMLSRMVVLAGLPLLMGLGTFIGSYFVITQDLFLFPHSIVVMISMGFFGLSVVGLSYGVLSASWDEDVSGSVLGWQEFKLNLGRMQDGWKAARQKNQKN is encoded by the coding sequence ATGTCCTCTGAACCTCCTCCCGCACGTCCCGCCTTTGAACCGAGGAAAAATCGCAAAAAAAATAATAAAGCGACTTCAAAACCTCCTGTTAAGGCAGCTTCAGACCCAAAATCGACAAAACCTGATCAAAAGGTCAAGGCGACTGCTACTTCATCCCAACCTCAACCCCAAAAAACGAAAGACACTAAGCGTCGTTATACTCGTGAAGAAACGGCAATTCCAGAGCAAGTCAGTCAACGGATGCTCTCTCGAATGGTCGTTTTAGCGGGACTACCTTTGCTGATGGGCTTAGGAACATTCATTGGGAGTTATTTTGTAATTACCCAAGACTTGTTTCTCTTTCCCCATAGCATTGTTGTGATGATTAGTATGGGGTTTTTTGGGTTAAGTGTCGTGGGTTTAAGCTATGGCGTTCTGTCAGCATCCTGGGATGAAGACGTCTCAGGAAGTGTTTTAGGCTGGCAAGAATTTAAACTGAATTTAGGGCGAATGCAGGACGGATGGAAAGCTGCACGGCAAAAAAATCAGAAAAATTAA
- the rpsO gene encoding 30S ribosomal protein S15 — MALTQQRKQEIMSEHQTHETDTGSCEVQVAMLTERINKLSEHLKINKKDHSSRRGLLLMIGRRKRLLSFLQGQDRERYKALIARLGIRG, encoded by the coding sequence ATGGCTCTCACACAGCAGCGTAAACAAGAAATCATGTCCGAGCACCAAACCCATGAAACCGATACCGGTTCCTGTGAAGTGCAAGTGGCAATGCTGACAGAACGAATTAATAAACTCAGCGAACACTTAAAAATCAATAAAAAAGATCACTCCTCTCGGCGTGGACTTTTACTAATGATTGGCCGTCGCAAACGTCTGTTAAGCTTCTTACAAGGCCAAGATAGAGAACGCTATAAAGCCTTAATTGCACGTCTGGGTATTCGGGGTTAG